The following coding sequences lie in one Musa acuminata AAA Group cultivar baxijiao chromosome BXJ3-1, Cavendish_Baxijiao_AAA, whole genome shotgun sequence genomic window:
- the LOC135628965 gene encoding wall-associated receptor kinase 2-like isoform X2 gives MGVLLGYHLVQLLMLSLVGAAASAADALPGCRTRCGEVDVPYPFGIGPSCSREGFSLDCNTTDDGLEKLFLSVVEITDISLPLGQARMLNEISWQCYNASTNSIYYSTWFLNLTNTPYRFSDDLNKFTVIGCDTLAYIGDFERADSYQSGCVSTCHNEVSLVNRSLCSGIGCCQTSIPKDLTYYEVWFDSDFNSSSTWNFSDCSYAVLLEANQFEFLTSYITTYQFWNNNNGKAPLVVDWAIGNEICEVAQRNITSYACISEHSECLNSSNGPGYLCNCLSGYHGNPYVAHGCQDIDECSDKDQYPCHGTCKNLPGSYNCFCPPGTHGDAFNGTCTQQQKLQSSAKVTVGTGNGLIFLLIFGMCIYMIF, from the exons ATGGGTGTGCTGTTAGGGTATCACTTGGTCCAGCTGTTGATGCTGTCGCTAGTGGGTGCAGCGGCATCTGCAGCAGATGCACTGCCTGGCTGCCGAACGAGATGCGGCGAGGTTGACGTCCCCTACCCTTTTGGCATTGGTCCTAGCTGTTCGAGGGAAGGCTTCTCACTAGATTGCAACACAACGGATGATGGCCTCGAGAAACTTTTTTTGTCCGTCGTCGAGATCACCGATATCTCGTTGCCACTTGGCCAGGCACGCATGCTCAATGAAATATCGTGGCAGTGTTACAACGCTAGCACCAATTCTATCTACTACAGCACCTGGTTTCTGAATTTGACCAACACACCATACAGATTCTCCGACGACCTCAACAAGTTCACTGTGATCGGCTGCGACACCCTCGCCTACATCGGAGATTTCGAAAGGGCCGACAGCTACCAGAGCGGTTGCGTGTCTACATGTCACAACGAGGTGAGTTTGGTCAACAGGTCATTATGCTCCGGCATCGGCTGCTGCCAAACCTCCATCCCCAAAGACCTCACATACTATGAGGTCTGGTTTGATTCAGATTTCAACAGCTCGAGCACCTGGAACTTCAGTGACTGTAGCTATGCCGTATTGTTGGAGGCGAATCAGTTTGAGTTCCTAACATCTTACATCACAACGTACCAATTCTGGAACAACAACAACGGCAAGGCACCCTTGGTGGTGGATTGGGCGATCGGAAACGAGATATGTGAGGTAGCACAGCGCAACATAACCTCCTACGCCTGCATCAGCGAGCACAGCGAGTGTTTGAACTCTTCCAATGGTCCTGGGTATCTTTGTAACTGTTTGAGTGGCTACCATGGCAATCCTTATGTCGCTCATGGCTGCCAAG ACATCGACGAATGTTCTGATAAAGATCAATATCCTTGCCATGGCACCTGCAAGAACCTGCCCGGTAGCTACAATTGTTTCTGCCCGCCAGGTACACATGGTGATGCCTTCAATGGAACATGCACCCAACAGCAGAAACTTCAATCATCAGCGAAGGTGACTGTAG GTACTGGCAATGGCTTGATCTTTCTACTAATATTCGGCATGTGTATCTATATGATTTTTTAA
- the LOC135628965 gene encoding wall-associated receptor kinase 2-like isoform X1, whose translation MGVLLGYHLVQLLMLSLVGAAASAADALPGCRTRCGEVDVPYPFGIGPSCSREGFSLDCNTTDDGLEKLFLSVVEITDISLPLGQARMLNEISWQCYNASTNSIYYSTWFLNLTNTPYRFSDDLNKFTVIGCDTLAYIGDFERADSYQSGCVSTCHNEVSLVNRSLCSGIGCCQTSIPKDLTYYEVWFDSDFNSSSTWNFSDCSYAVLLEANQFEFLTSYITTYQFWNNNNGKAPLVVDWAIGNEICEVAQRNITSYACISEHSECLNSSNGPGYLCNCLSGYHGNPYVAHGCQDIDECSDKDQYPCHGTCKNLPGSYNCFCPPGTHGDAFNGTCTQQQKLQSSAKVTVDTGTGNGLIFLLIFGMCIYMIF comes from the exons ATGGGTGTGCTGTTAGGGTATCACTTGGTCCAGCTGTTGATGCTGTCGCTAGTGGGTGCAGCGGCATCTGCAGCAGATGCACTGCCTGGCTGCCGAACGAGATGCGGCGAGGTTGACGTCCCCTACCCTTTTGGCATTGGTCCTAGCTGTTCGAGGGAAGGCTTCTCACTAGATTGCAACACAACGGATGATGGCCTCGAGAAACTTTTTTTGTCCGTCGTCGAGATCACCGATATCTCGTTGCCACTTGGCCAGGCACGCATGCTCAATGAAATATCGTGGCAGTGTTACAACGCTAGCACCAATTCTATCTACTACAGCACCTGGTTTCTGAATTTGACCAACACACCATACAGATTCTCCGACGACCTCAACAAGTTCACTGTGATCGGCTGCGACACCCTCGCCTACATCGGAGATTTCGAAAGGGCCGACAGCTACCAGAGCGGTTGCGTGTCTACATGTCACAACGAGGTGAGTTTGGTCAACAGGTCATTATGCTCCGGCATCGGCTGCTGCCAAACCTCCATCCCCAAAGACCTCACATACTATGAGGTCTGGTTTGATTCAGATTTCAACAGCTCGAGCACCTGGAACTTCAGTGACTGTAGCTATGCCGTATTGTTGGAGGCGAATCAGTTTGAGTTCCTAACATCTTACATCACAACGTACCAATTCTGGAACAACAACAACGGCAAGGCACCCTTGGTGGTGGATTGGGCGATCGGAAACGAGATATGTGAGGTAGCACAGCGCAACATAACCTCCTACGCCTGCATCAGCGAGCACAGCGAGTGTTTGAACTCTTCCAATGGTCCTGGGTATCTTTGTAACTGTTTGAGTGGCTACCATGGCAATCCTTATGTCGCTCATGGCTGCCAAG ACATCGACGAATGTTCTGATAAAGATCAATATCCTTGCCATGGCACCTGCAAGAACCTGCCCGGTAGCTACAATTGTTTCTGCCCGCCAGGTACACATGGTGATGCCTTCAATGGAACATGCACCCAACAGCAGAAACTTCAATCATCAGCGAAGGTGACTGTAG ATACAGGTACTGGCAATGGCTTGATCTTTCTACTAATATTCGGCATGTGTATCTATATGATTTTTTAA